The window CTATCAATTATTTTAAATTTTATTTCGTCATTAACAGCTAATTTTATTTCTGTAGTATTATATACTTTTGGCAAATTCTCTATCATATCATCGATTGATTCCGAAGAGTTTGACATAATATCGATTAACCGAGCAGCAGCATATAAACCATCATCATATCCATAATATTCATCAGCAAAAAATATATGCCCACTCATTTCTCCAGCTAACTTTGCGCCGGATTCTTTTATTTTAGCTTTAATAAATGAATGTCCGGTTTTCCACATTATTGGAACACCTCCGATTTCCTTTACATAATCAAATAGTACTCCGCTTGCTTTAATATCAGCAATTATTTTCGCCCCAGGTGATTTTGATATTACATCTTTTGCATATAAGCAAAGGAGCTGATCACCGGGAACAAAGCCTCCCTTCTTGGTAATGATTCCTATTCTATCAGCATCTCCGTCAAAGCCGATCCCAACATCACAATTATTCTCTAAAACATAATTTTTTAATTGGTCTAAATTCCGAGGAATAGTCGGATCTGGATCATGCCCAGGAAAATTGCCATCAATTTTCTCGTTAATGATAAAAGTTTGGCCAGGTAATTTTCTACATAAAATTGAAACGAGCTCTCCGGCTGCTCCATTTGCCGGATCAAAAGCTATTTTTAGGTTTTTACTAATTTTCCTATTTAATAATATTCTATCTATATATTGCTCTTTAAGGTCAATACAATCTTGAACATAATTATCTTTTATTTCAAGGGCGGGCCAGTTAAATTCTTCTATCTGTTTTCTTAAATCCTGAATCATTAAACCAAAGAAAGGGGCATTATTTTTCACCATTTTAAAACCGTTATCGTCTTTTGGGTTATGAGACCCAGTAACCATAATGCTCGCAGGAGCAGAGAAGATTTTATCAGCAAAATATAAAGTAGGAGTGGCAACTAAACCTATATATTTAACATTTGCTCCTGTTGCTCTTATCCCTTGCAACAAAGCGTTACAAAGTTCCTCAGAACTCAGCCGCCCATCTCTTCCTACACAAATAAAATTTGATTCCGCTTCCTTCTGACTTGATAGGATAATTCGTGCAAAGCAGAAGCCAATTTTATATGCTATTTCAGGAGAGAGGTCGTTATTGCTATTGCCTCTGATATCGTAAGCTCTAAATATTGCTGGATTAATCATATGTTTTTCTTTAAATTTGATTCTTAAATTACACATACTATACAAATAAATTTGGGTTTTTAAAATATTAATCATTGTGAAACCGGTAAATCGTATACTTGCTTTTGATGTTTCTAATAATAACTGTAGTGTGGCTATTTCAGCTGGCCAGGAGATTCTTGCCTATGAAGAAGACTTAAGACCATCTATGCAGGCAGAAATTCTAATTTTATTAATTGAAAGAGCGTTACAATCAATAAATTATGATTACCAAGATATTGATTATTTGGCTCTTACTAATGGGCCAGGAAGTTTTACAGGAATTAGGATTGGCCTAGCTACAGCAGAGGGTATTTTAATATCTACTAACATACAAGGCCTAGCAATTTCGAATTTTGAGATGTCTTATTACCGTTTACAACGCCAGGTAAAATATTTTGATAAAGCAGTGATTTTACTTAATGCTTATAGGAATCAGCTATATTATCAGGAATTTGACCCTGAAAGCAATAAAGGCAAATATGGATTAATTGATATTGATAAGGTTTCTAACTTATTTAGGGATAAAAAAAAGAAAATAGTCTGTACGGGAAGCGGCATGAGTGAAATATATGATCAAATAGAGAAAAACACTAATATTACTATCTTGCCCCGTTTTACCAGGATTAATGCCACTCAAGTTTGTAAATATGCCGATGAAAAAATAAATAATGGAGAAGTAAATCAAGGTATAGGGCCGTTATATATAAGACCTCCGGATGCAAAAATTCCAACAAAACGGACTATATTTTAATAAACCAGATATATAATTGCAAATCACTAGAGTACAAAAGCACTTCTATAAGCTAACACCTAACTAAAATTAAATCTTGAAGATATCTTGCATTAGGTAAAGACCAGGCTCAGTTATGGAACTTAACCACCTTGCCGCAAATAAAGCCCCATTTGCAAATACCTCTCTACTTAAAGCTCTAGAGCCTATAGTAACTACTTCAGTAGATCCTGCAAATATTACT of the Candidatus Megaera polyxenophila genome contains:
- a CDS encoding tRNA threonylcarbamoyladenosine biosynthesis protein TsaB: MKPVNRILAFDVSNNNCSVAISAGQEILAYEEDLRPSMQAEILILLIERALQSINYDYQDIDYLALTNGPGSFTGIRIGLATAEGILISTNIQGLAISNFEMSYYRLQRQVKYFDKAVILLNAYRNQLYYQEFDPESNKGKYGLIDIDKVSNLFRDKKKKIVCTGSGMSEIYDQIEKNTNITILPRFTRINATQVCKYADEKINNGEVNQGIGPLYIRPPDAKIPTKRTIF
- a CDS encoding phosphomannomutase — encoded protein: MINILKTQIYLYSMCNLRIKFKEKHMINPAIFRAYDIRGNSNNDLSPEIAYKIGFCFARIILSSQKEAESNFICVGRDGRLSSEELCNALLQGIRATGANVKYIGLVATPTLYFADKIFSAPASIMVTGSHNPKDDNGFKMVKNNAPFFGLMIQDLRKQIEEFNWPALEIKDNYVQDCIDLKEQYIDRILLNRKISKNLKIAFDPANGAAGELVSILCRKLPGQTFIINEKIDGNFPGHDPDPTIPRNLDQLKNYVLENNCDVGIGFDGDADRIGIITKKGGFVPGDQLLCLYAKDVISKSPGAKIIADIKASGVLFDYVKEIGGVPIMWKTGHSFIKAKIKESGAKLAGEMSGHIFFADEYYGYDDGLYAAARLIDIMSNSSESIDDMIENLPKVYNTTEIKLAVNDEIKFKIIDSVKELIKNRNIDFVDIDGLRVTTKHGWWLLRASNTGAAIIARFESSSEEGLEIIKNEVKGILSKYNINLEI